A genomic region of bacterium BMS3Abin02 contains the following coding sequences:
- a CDS encoding undecaprenyl-phosphate mannosyltransferase — translation MKLSILIPVYDERRTVGEAVRRARAVELPIEREIIIIDDGSTDGTTEIVDQLADSTVHVLHQPENRGKGAAIRRGIDASDGDWVIVYDADLEYDPRDWPTLLRPALEGDARVVYGSRFTGERRNMLFWHWVGNRFLSLVTNVLYNTTLSDMETCTKLVEGDLVRSLKLTANRFDIEPEITAKLLRLGNRIYEVPIRYAGREVEEGKKISWRDGLPALWRLIVTRFVTKSSITR, via the coding sequence GTGAAACTCTCCATCCTCATTCCCGTGTACGACGAGCGCCGCACGGTGGGGGAGGCGGTGCGTCGAGCACGAGCCGTTGAACTGCCGATCGAACGTGAGATCATCATCATCGACGACGGTTCCACCGATGGGACCACCGAGATCGTCGACCAGTTGGCAGACTCCACCGTTCATGTCCTGCATCAGCCGGAGAACAGGGGCAAAGGTGCCGCGATTCGCCGTGGCATCGATGCATCGGACGGCGACTGGGTGATCGTCTACGACGCAGACCTGGAGTACGACCCGAGAGACTGGCCCACGCTCTTGCGGCCTGCACTCGAAGGAGATGCTCGGGTCGTCTACGGGTCGCGGTTCACCGGCGAGCGTCGCAACATGCTGTTTTGGCATTGGGTCGGAAACCGCTTCCTCAGCTTGGTGACCAACGTGCTCTACAACACGACCCTATCCGATATGGAGACGTGTACGAAGCTGGTCGAAGGTGATCTCGTGCGCTCCCTGAAGCTCACGGCCAACCGGTTCGACATCGAACCGGAGATCACGGCCAAACTCCTCCGGCTCGGGAATCGCATCTACGAGGTCCCCATCCGCTACGCAGGGCGCGAGGTCGAGGAGGGCAAGAAGATCTCCTGGCGGGACGGCCTGCCGGCCCTCTGGCGGCTCATCGTCACCCGGTTCGTAACGAAGAGTTCGATCACCCGATGA
- a CDS encoding UDP-glucose 4-epimerase, with protein MKAMVTGGAGFIGSHLVDRLVDEGWEVLVVDDLSVGRIANLADARARGRVQFHQVDIRDEAFLTVAERFRPDVIFHFAAQASVPVSVRDPLFDASVNILGTINVLEAARQVEAIRVVAASSGGAIYGGDVKLPVKESYTKHPDSPYGISKKVVEDYFRYYRNTTGVDYLLAAFSNVYGPRQDPLGEAGVVSIFSKLMLEGRRPVIFGDGDQTRDYVFVTDVVDACVRAGGVGGGRLLNIGTGVETSVIELFRKLADIIGFDKNPVFGDPRRGDIARSVVDPTAAFKYLGWRAWTPLEQGLRQTVESFRK; from the coding sequence ATGAAAGCCATGGTCACCGGTGGGGCAGGGTTCATCGGCTCACACCTGGTCGATCGTCTCGTCGACGAAGGCTGGGAAGTGCTCGTCGTCGACGACCTCTCCGTCGGTCGCATCGCCAATCTGGCAGACGCTCGGGCTCGAGGCAGGGTGCAGTTCCACCAAGTGGACATCCGCGACGAAGCGTTCCTGACTGTTGCCGAGCGGTTCCGTCCCGACGTGATCTTCCACTTCGCAGCGCAGGCATCCGTGCCGGTGTCGGTTCGCGACCCGCTCTTCGACGCTTCGGTGAACATCCTCGGCACCATCAACGTGCTCGAAGCCGCACGACAGGTCGAGGCGATCCGCGTCGTCGCAGCGTCCTCCGGAGGGGCGATCTACGGGGGCGACGTGAAGCTCCCGGTCAAGGAGTCGTACACGAAGCATCCGGACTCCCCCTACGGGATCTCCAAGAAGGTTGTGGAGGACTACTTCCGCTACTACCGGAACACGACCGGTGTCGACTATCTGCTCGCCGCGTTCTCCAACGTCTATGGGCCCCGGCAGGACCCCTTGGGGGAAGCCGGCGTCGTGTCGATCTTCTCCAAGCTGATGCTGGAGGGGAGGCGTCCGGTGATCTTCGGCGACGGCGACCAGACAAGGGATTACGTGTTCGTCACCGATGTCGTCGATGCGTGCGTCCGTGCCGGCGGTGTCGGCGGAGGGCGGCTGCTCAACATCGGCACGGGTGTCGAGACATCGGTCATCGAGCTGTTCAGAAAGCTCGCCGATATCATCGGGTTCGACAAGAACCCCGTCTTCGGCGATCCGCGACGTGGTGACATCGCCCGGTCCGTGGTCGATCCGACGGCTGCCTTCAAGTATCTCGGCTGGCGGGCGTGGACTCCGCTGGAACAGGGTCTTCGTCAGACAGTGGAGTCGTTCCGGAAGTAG
- the fbiB gene encoding coenzyme F420:L-glutamate ligase: protein MTLSIIPVPGIGEVQPGADLAEVILEAIDDSGIGLEDDDVVVVTHKVVSKAEAATARYASDAEYQALKEQEATAVIRRRGNLMIAMTRQGFICANAGVDRSNVEPGQVALHPRDPDLSAHRLRIRFERASRKRLAVIITDTFGRPWRRGLTDVAIGLSGMPAIHDYRGTTDTWGNELEVTEVALVDEIAAAADLVMGKADRIPVAIIRGLSWPEGEGRATDLVRPPGEDLFR from the coding sequence GTGACGCTTTCGATCATTCCGGTGCCCGGAATCGGCGAGGTGCAGCCCGGCGCCGATCTGGCGGAGGTGATCCTCGAGGCGATCGACGATTCGGGGATCGGTCTCGAAGACGACGATGTTGTCGTCGTCACGCACAAGGTGGTCTCCAAAGCCGAAGCAGCCACGGCACGGTATGCATCCGACGCCGAGTACCAGGCGCTCAAAGAACAAGAGGCGACAGCGGTGATCAGACGTCGCGGGAATCTGATGATCGCCATGACGCGGCAGGGGTTCATCTGTGCCAACGCCGGCGTGGACCGCTCCAACGTGGAACCCGGCCAGGTGGCGCTGCACCCTCGTGATCCGGATCTGTCGGCGCATCGGCTCCGTATCCGATTCGAGCGTGCCTCACGCAAGCGACTCGCGGTGATCATCACCGATACGTTCGGCAGGCCCTGGCGACGCGGTTTGACCGACGTGGCGATCGGCCTGTCCGGCATGCCTGCCATCCACGACTATCGAGGCACCACCGATACCTGGGGCAACGAACTCGAAGTCACCGAAGTCGCCCTTGTCGACGAGATCGCCGCGGCAGCGGACCTCGTCATGGGCAAGGCCGATCGGATCCCGGTCGCGATCATCCGCGGGCTCTCGTGGCCCGAGGGAGAAGGCCGCGCCACCGACCTCGTCCGCCCGCCGGGTGAAGATCTGTTCCGCTGA
- the cofD gene encoding 2-phospho-L-lactate transferase — translation MIHVALLSGGVGGARLARGLDGLDDVRLSVIVNVGDDDIIYGLNVSPDIDTVIYTLAGLEGQHGWGIDRDEFGVMDHLSSFGIDTSFRIGDRDLATNLFRTKLLQDGAALSDVTRLIGSAFSLRASVVPVTDGRLRTMVRVNAQTWIRFQEYFVARSHKDEVLDIRFDGAEQSEPAPGVLDAITHADVVVIAPSNPPLSIWPMLAVPGVADAVTSAERVICVSPLFGGRALKGPAHAVLRSLGMSAGNRGVLEAYSGLLHDFVIDLGDAPDRSHLNDFGVRIHVRDTRITDPSAARDFAAWMIDLL, via the coding sequence ATGATCCACGTTGCTCTCCTGTCGGGCGGAGTTGGTGGTGCCCGGCTCGCTCGCGGCCTCGATGGACTCGACGACGTCCGCCTCTCGGTGATCGTCAACGTCGGCGATGACGACATCATCTACGGCCTCAACGTGTCACCGGACATCGATACGGTCATCTACACCCTCGCCGGTCTGGAAGGACAGCACGGCTGGGGCATCGACCGTGACGAGTTCGGCGTAATGGACCATCTCTCCTCGTTCGGCATCGACACGAGCTTTCGGATCGGCGATCGGGATCTGGCCACGAATCTGTTCCGAACCAAGCTGCTCCAGGATGGAGCAGCGCTGTCGGACGTGACGAGGCTGATCGGATCGGCGTTCTCCCTGAGAGCTTCGGTCGTGCCCGTCACCGATGGCCGGCTCCGAACCATGGTTCGTGTCAATGCCCAAACGTGGATTCGATTCCAGGAGTACTTCGTTGCCCGCTCTCACAAGGACGAGGTTCTCGACATCCGCTTCGACGGCGCAGAACAATCCGAACCTGCACCCGGAGTGCTCGACGCCATCACCCATGCCGATGTCGTTGTGATCGCGCCGTCCAACCCACCTCTCTCCATCTGGCCGATGCTCGCCGTGCCGGGTGTCGCCGACGCGGTCACCTCCGCGGAGCGGGTGATCTGCGTCAGCCCACTGTTCGGCGGACGTGCGCTGAAGGGACCGGCCCATGCGGTGCTCCGCTCGCTCGGCATGTCCGCAGGCAACAGGGGAGTGCTGGAGGCATACAGCGGGTTGCTGCACGATTTCGTGATCGACCTCGGCGACGCTCCCGATCGCAGCCACCTCAACGATTTCGGAGTTCGGATCCACGTTCGGGACACCAGGATCACCGACCCGTCGGCCGCTCGTGACTTCGCTGCCTGGATGATCGACCTGCTGTGA